A window from Glaciimonas sp. PCH181 encodes these proteins:
- a CDS encoding aromatic amino acid ammonia-lyase, translating to MQMFIDSIGAIVEITGFNMTLNEIVAVARQGSKVAINPQTVERMQLGRQVLEAAIARGERIYGATTSVGPKTSSNISQADAAEFNRRLLQVHNAGHGPLASHEVVRATMLVLLNSLASGRTGVRPLLAQVIVDALNSNRSVAMHVWGSMGQSDMSSMSDLALALFGEVELLAGEALALLNSSAMSTALAALAAMDLDHLLRFSTLVSALSMEAYAANPSIVSTIALDSRPQEGLRAQGRAIRQYLEGSYILEKGGPRNHQDPLCFRSLPMVQGTAHDNLKFALKQISLELNASQGNPVFSIEDNDLAAVANFDMVALCMALDVARLVFAPLVTSSTERVAKLVDVTWSGLAAGLIEEDGVGTPGFNGVALFHKAITSEARLLTAPVTGELASSSHSNGVMDRASLAALGARKAAELCLLGRSIITMELMVAAQAVELRGGAPLGSSTGKLFSFVRQVIPFAAAGQRPPNVQPLMDHIEKYGDQIDLLMVQED from the coding sequence ATGCAAATGTTCATTGATTCCATAGGGGCAATTGTCGAGATTACCGGTTTCAACATGACGTTGAACGAGATCGTCGCGGTAGCGAGGCAAGGGAGCAAGGTTGCCATCAATCCTCAGACAGTTGAAAGAATGCAACTTGGACGCCAGGTTCTGGAAGCCGCCATTGCGCGTGGTGAACGGATCTACGGTGCGACCACCAGCGTTGGCCCGAAAACGTCGTCAAACATTAGTCAAGCCGATGCGGCGGAATTCAATCGGCGCTTGCTACAAGTTCACAATGCGGGGCATGGTCCGCTTGCAAGCCATGAAGTCGTGCGGGCGACCATGTTGGTGTTACTCAATTCGCTCGCTAGCGGACGAACGGGCGTGCGGCCATTGTTGGCGCAGGTAATCGTCGACGCGCTCAATTCAAACAGGTCCGTTGCGATGCATGTTTGGGGATCAATGGGCCAAAGCGACATGTCGTCTATGTCGGATCTTGCTTTAGCCTTGTTTGGGGAAGTAGAACTCCTGGCGGGAGAAGCACTGGCTCTGCTCAACTCCAGCGCAATGTCGACGGCATTGGCAGCGTTGGCTGCAATGGACCTTGATCATTTGCTGCGGTTTTCCACCCTTGTCAGCGCTCTGAGCATGGAAGCCTATGCCGCAAATCCTTCCATCGTGTCGACGATCGCTCTGGATTCTCGTCCACAGGAAGGCTTGCGCGCCCAAGGCCGTGCTATCCGGCAGTATCTGGAAGGTAGCTACATTTTGGAAAAAGGCGGGCCGCGAAATCATCAGGATCCGTTGTGCTTCCGTTCTTTACCGATGGTGCAGGGCACCGCGCACGATAATTTAAAGTTCGCTCTGAAGCAAATCTCATTAGAGCTTAACGCCAGTCAGGGCAACCCGGTTTTTTCTATTGAGGACAATGACTTAGCTGCCGTTGCTAATTTCGATATGGTGGCGCTGTGCATGGCGCTCGATGTGGCGCGGTTGGTATTCGCCCCCCTTGTCACTAGCTCGACCGAACGGGTTGCCAAGTTGGTGGATGTCACTTGGTCCGGCTTGGCAGCAGGTCTGATCGAAGAAGATGGTGTGGGTACTCCCGGTTTTAATGGTGTCGCCCTGTTCCATAAAGCGATCACCTCCGAAGCGCGCCTTCTCACGGCGCCCGTTACGGGTGAACTTGCAAGTTCCAGTCACTCCAATGGGGTAATGGATCGCGCATCTTTGGCCGCCCTCGGCGCCCGAAAAGCGGCTGAGCTTTGTTTGCTTGGCAGATCAATCATCACGATGGAATTAATGGTCGCGGCGCAGGCGGTCGAACTACGGGGCGGTGCGCCACTTGGATCCAGCACGGGAAAACTCTTCAGCTTTGTCCGCCAAGTCATTCCATTTGCAGCAGCGGGACAACGTCCTCCAAATGTTCAGCCCTTGATGGATCATATTGAGAAATATGGCGATCAAATCGACCTTCTGATGGTTCAAGAGGATTAG
- a CDS encoding helix-turn-helix domain-containing protein → MAFTPVEAVIKALNILVELNRGGLETVGGLHAKTGIPKPTIVRLLQTLIAAGYVNQDKKLRGYHVTSATKQLSSGFHGAPKVIEIARPFADKLTKELLWPAAICTLDFDAVVINYSTIPDSPISPFHASLGRRLSLAGRALGLAYLCFCPPSEQIILRNLMRASDDPENNRMDDNTFEAILARAQADGFAERSPELEPRTSGTIAMPIKSGDRVLATIGITYFKSALKPNSRSTAHIEPIQPVNSGFFPPQSVDRMALIEALRSVVAQIESELAS, encoded by the coding sequence ATGGCATTCACCCCAGTCGAAGCGGTCATCAAGGCGCTTAACATCTTGGTTGAACTCAATCGCGGCGGACTGGAAACCGTTGGCGGACTGCACGCCAAAACCGGCATTCCGAAGCCAACCATCGTGCGTTTATTGCAGACACTCATTGCTGCCGGTTATGTGAATCAGGATAAGAAATTGCGCGGGTATCATGTCACTTCCGCCACCAAACAATTGAGCTCCGGGTTTCACGGTGCGCCCAAAGTCATTGAAATTGCCCGGCCATTTGCAGACAAATTGACGAAAGAGCTTTTGTGGCCTGCCGCGATTTGCACGCTCGATTTCGACGCAGTGGTAATCAATTACAGCACGATACCGGATAGCCCGATCTCACCGTTCCATGCGTCGCTGGGACGGCGCCTGAGTTTGGCCGGAAGAGCACTCGGACTGGCATACCTATGCTTCTGTCCGCCAAGCGAACAGATCATTTTGCGAAATTTGATGAGAGCATCCGATGATCCGGAAAACAATCGAATGGACGACAACACTTTCGAGGCCATTCTTGCTCGCGCGCAAGCCGATGGTTTCGCGGAGCGTAGCCCAGAACTTGAACCTCGGACCTCCGGCACAATTGCCATGCCGATCAAATCAGGGGATCGCGTATTAGCGACCATTGGCATTACCTATTTCAAATCTGCCTTGAAACCAAACTCCCGAAGTACAGCGCATATTGAACCAATACAGCCGGTGAACTCTGGATTTTTTCCACCGCAAAGCGTTGATCGCATGGCCCTTATTGAGGCCCTGCGTTCCGTAGTCGCCCAGATCGAATCCGAGCTTGCCAGTTAA
- a CDS encoding porin — protein sequence MIKKSIFVLASLGVCAGSASAQSSVTIYGVVDMSIQHENDGVRSKTALDSGQFYGSRIGFKGSEDLGGGLKANFVLENGFNADDGSLGQGSRLFGRASWVGLSGDFGAVRVGRMSSPIFIVADAIDPFDAGLTSGKAGQSTSTNGMLGIFRTAFRTDNTLTYNSNNIYGFSGAAAYTFGETAGNTSANRQIGLSLAYDKGPVYTGIAYQSVNDIFGNSTKQKLIGGTYNFGIAKAALAYQKNSSDLQTVNNKNWMVGVTVPVGPASKVLASYIRSTDNTIATANSGSQWALGYTYDMSKRTTLYTSYSGNSNQARSNIGGLAAANGLTDTLFNAGIRHKF from the coding sequence ATGATAAAAAAATCAATTTTCGTACTTGCATCGCTTGGCGTTTGCGCAGGTTCCGCTTCTGCGCAAAGCTCCGTCACGATTTACGGCGTGGTGGACATGTCTATCCAGCATGAAAACGATGGTGTTCGCTCTAAGACGGCGCTCGACAGCGGTCAATTTTACGGCTCTCGCATCGGTTTCAAAGGTAGTGAAGATCTCGGTGGAGGGCTGAAAGCGAACTTCGTGCTGGAGAACGGTTTTAACGCTGATGATGGCAGTTTGGGGCAGGGAAGCCGCCTTTTCGGTCGTGCTTCCTGGGTAGGTTTGTCGGGCGATTTCGGCGCGGTCAGAGTCGGCAGAATGTCGTCACCGATCTTCATCGTTGCTGATGCCATCGATCCGTTCGATGCCGGGCTAACGAGCGGCAAGGCAGGGCAAAGCACCTCCACTAACGGCATGCTGGGTATCTTCCGTACTGCTTTCCGCACCGACAATACGTTGACTTATAACAGCAATAACATATACGGCTTCTCGGGTGCGGCGGCATACACCTTCGGCGAAACGGCTGGTAATACGTCTGCCAACAGGCAGATCGGTTTGTCGCTCGCGTACGACAAAGGCCCGGTTTACACAGGGATTGCCTACCAAAGTGTCAACGATATCTTTGGCAATTCGACCAAGCAAAAGCTTATTGGCGGCACCTACAATTTCGGTATCGCCAAGGCTGCATTGGCGTATCAGAAAAATTCGAGCGATTTGCAAACGGTCAACAACAAAAACTGGATGGTCGGCGTCACGGTTCCGGTCGGTCCCGCGAGTAAGGTCCTGGCTTCGTACATCCGTTCCACCGACAACACCATCGCCACCGCCAATTCGGGCTCGCAATGGGCGCTTGGCTATACTTACGACATGTCGAAGCGCACCACCTTGTACACCTCGTATTCAGGCAATAGCAATCAAGCCCGGTCTAACATCGGCGGTCTGGCCGCTGCCAACGGCCTGACCGATACGCTGTTCAACGCCGGTATCCGCCATAAGTTTTAA
- a CDS encoding amidohydrolase, which yields MSLAALNMEAVGSAAITDCHVHVFEDTKRYPLQVVSTYEPPLSPVGTLLEVAEAAGVARFVLVQPTAYGDDLSVLKMALLALNGRARGVGVAQASTTREELLRMRDAGVVALRFVGTKLPDGSAMPGTVSLDALCSGLGQRLRELGMHAELWAPLPEILTRWNQLESVGIPIVLDHMGGFDPGLGRDHKDFQRLLALLREGKVWVKLAICRRVSGSNFDPLRPFHDDMIAANRDRLLWASDFPFVRYQGPTPTTSGLLAQFHSWVPDKEVAHRILTQNPARLYQFTRH from the coding sequence TTGAGTCTAGCCGCATTGAATATGGAGGCTGTAGGGAGCGCTGCAATCACCGATTGTCATGTCCATGTATTCGAAGACACAAAACGGTATCCGCTGCAGGTTGTGTCAACTTACGAGCCACCGCTATCGCCTGTAGGAACATTGCTTGAAGTCGCTGAGGCGGCGGGAGTGGCACGATTTGTTCTGGTGCAGCCCACAGCCTATGGTGACGATCTTTCGGTTTTGAAAATGGCGTTGTTGGCCTTAAACGGGCGTGCCCGGGGTGTCGGGGTCGCACAAGCGTCCACGACCCGGGAAGAACTATTGCGAATGCGCGATGCTGGCGTGGTTGCACTTCGTTTTGTTGGGACGAAACTTCCTGACGGATCGGCAATGCCAGGAACTGTCTCGCTTGATGCTCTTTGTAGCGGTCTTGGTCAACGTCTGCGTGAGCTTGGCATGCATGCCGAGTTGTGGGCGCCATTGCCGGAAATTCTGACGCGTTGGAACCAGTTGGAAAGCGTTGGGATTCCTATCGTACTCGATCACATGGGCGGCTTCGATCCTGGCCTCGGCAGAGATCACAAGGATTTTCAACGCCTGCTGGCATTGCTTCGGGAAGGGAAAGTGTGGGTGAAGCTCGCAATTTGCCGTCGTGTGAGCGGATCAAATTTCGATCCTCTGCGCCCTTTTCATGACGACATGATCGCAGCGAACCGCGACCGTTTGTTGTGGGCAAGTGATTTTCCGTTTGTGCGGTATCAGGGGCCCACACCAACGACATCCGGCCTGTTAGCGCAGTTTCACAGTTGGGTGCCGGATAAGGAAGTTGCACATCGCATACTGACTCAAAACCCGGCGCGGCTATATCAATTTACTCGGCATTAA
- a CDS encoding flavin reductase family protein, which translates to MQPLEHTFIDIATDAFKRGIFNAIIAPRPIGWMSTVDAQGRANLAPFSYFNIVSNDPPILVFSCNTPEDRPAKDTLKNVRETNEFVFNLATASLVHEMNMTSMPIAAGLDEFEYAGLEKAACHFVKAPRVARSPASLECKVFKVIKIDNETGGPEVNVIFGKVVGMHIHPDFLDDHGHFRTALAQPVTRLGGAEYAISQPTFELERQFTRANESTY; encoded by the coding sequence TTGCAGCCACTAGAACACACCTTCATCGATATCGCCACCGACGCGTTTAAACGTGGAATTTTCAATGCGATTATTGCGCCACGACCAATCGGATGGATGAGTACCGTTGATGCGCAGGGGCGCGCAAACCTTGCGCCTTTTTCATATTTCAATATCGTTTCCAATGATCCGCCGATTCTTGTCTTTTCATGTAATACGCCAGAGGATCGACCAGCTAAAGACACGCTGAAAAATGTGCGAGAAACCAATGAGTTTGTGTTTAATCTGGCGACTGCTTCCCTCGTCCACGAGATGAATATGACCTCTATGCCGATTGCTGCGGGTTTGGATGAGTTTGAGTACGCGGGACTTGAGAAGGCGGCCTGTCATTTCGTGAAAGCGCCCAGAGTTGCGCGCTCTCCGGCATCGCTCGAATGCAAGGTTTTCAAAGTGATAAAAATCGACAACGAAACCGGCGGGCCAGAAGTAAACGTTATTTTTGGCAAGGTCGTCGGCATGCACATTCATCCCGACTTTCTCGACGATCACGGTCATTTTCGTACGGCTCTGGCCCAACCCGTAACGCGTTTGGGAGGTGCAGAGTATGCGATTTCGCAGCCGACATTTGAACTCGAGCGGCAATTCACCAGAGCCAACGAAAGCACCTACTGA
- a CDS encoding amino acid ABC transporter ATP-binding protein produces the protein MNHFQRFGVSPDIMVFASGVRKSYGALEVLKGIDITVKKGRVACIIGPSGSGKSTFLRCINHLEEINQGLLLVDGAFVGYRLKGNKLFERPASEICERRAEIGMVFQSFNLFPHMTVLENLIEAPVRVNGEPISKAKERAMALLKQVGLVEKRDTYPSNLSGGQQQRVAIARALAMNPKVLLFDEPTSALDPELVGEVLEVMKDLARAGMTMVVVTHEIGFAREVADELIFMDGGVVIEKGDPKQMIANPTSQRTRDFLTRVR, from the coding sequence ATGAATCATTTTCAGCGGTTTGGCGTATCGCCGGACATCATGGTATTTGCCTCCGGCGTGCGCAAAAGCTACGGCGCACTTGAAGTGTTAAAAGGCATCGACATCACCGTTAAAAAAGGGCGCGTCGCTTGCATTATTGGCCCGTCAGGATCAGGCAAGAGCACATTTTTGCGCTGTATCAACCATCTGGAGGAGATCAACCAAGGCCTGCTGCTGGTGGATGGCGCTTTCGTTGGTTACCGTCTTAAAGGCAATAAGTTGTTCGAACGGCCTGCATCCGAGATTTGCGAGCGTCGCGCCGAGATTGGCATGGTTTTTCAGAGTTTCAATTTGTTTCCCCACATGACCGTGCTCGAAAATCTCATTGAAGCACCGGTCAGGGTCAACGGTGAGCCAATTTCCAAGGCTAAAGAGCGCGCGATGGCACTGCTAAAGCAAGTGGGGTTGGTAGAAAAGCGCGACACTTATCCGAGCAACTTGTCAGGCGGCCAGCAGCAGCGTGTAGCCATTGCGCGCGCACTGGCAATGAACCCGAAAGTATTGCTGTTTGACGAGCCAACTTCGGCACTTGATCCAGAATTGGTAGGTGAAGTGCTAGAGGTTATGAAGGATCTCGCCAGAGCTGGAATGACGATGGTGGTTGTCACGCATGAAATCGGCTTTGCCCGCGAAGTCGCTGATGAACTCATCTTCATGGATGGCGGGGTTGTCATCGAAAAGGGAGATCCCAAACAGATGATCGCTAATCCTACTTCGCAACGCACAAGAGATTTCTTGACGAGAGTGCGTTGA
- a CDS encoding amino acid ABC transporter permease, whose product MRTEASLVESEDRHPAEMLTVVPLRHPVRNAAVVVVLILTAVLLYLVAENPEFQWPIVGHYLFNPMILKGAGMTLALMIIVMFLSCIGGTLVALMLLSPSKLLAVPAQVFVWFFRGTPALVQLLFWYNLALIFKNITLYLPGYGTVFSVNTNDVVTPFVAAIIALSLQESGYMAEIVRNGLKSVNRGQTEAALCLGMKPSLLLRRIVLPQAMRVIIPPTGNETISLLKTTSLVSTIAVGDLLYSAQSIYARTFETIPLLLVASVWYLAAVTILSIGQGYLERIFSPEEARLKRSTLSVVSAYLFSFRKRSPL is encoded by the coding sequence GTGCGTACAGAGGCTTCATTGGTTGAGAGCGAAGATCGACACCCTGCGGAAATGCTAACGGTCGTTCCGCTGCGCCATCCGGTGCGCAACGCCGCCGTAGTTGTAGTGTTGATTCTCACTGCAGTGCTGCTGTACTTGGTAGCAGAAAATCCCGAATTTCAATGGCCAATTGTTGGTCATTACCTTTTCAATCCGATGATCTTGAAGGGCGCAGGTATGACGCTGGCGCTGATGATCATTGTCATGTTTCTGTCATGCATTGGCGGAACATTAGTAGCATTGATGCTGCTTTCGCCGAGTAAATTACTAGCTGTGCCCGCGCAGGTGTTCGTATGGTTCTTTCGTGGCACTCCCGCGTTGGTGCAGCTGTTATTTTGGTACAACCTCGCGCTGATTTTTAAGAACATTACGTTGTATCTTCCGGGTTATGGCACCGTGTTCTCTGTGAATACCAACGACGTGGTCACGCCTTTCGTCGCCGCCATCATTGCCCTTTCACTGCAGGAATCAGGCTATATGGCCGAAATCGTGCGCAACGGACTCAAGTCTGTCAATCGCGGCCAGACCGAGGCTGCCCTGTGCCTTGGGATGAAGCCCAGCTTGCTCCTGCGGAGAATCGTATTGCCGCAAGCGATGCGCGTCATCATTCCGCCTACCGGAAATGAAACAATCAGCCTGCTGAAGACGACGTCACTAGTGAGCACCATCGCGGTCGGGGATTTACTGTACTCCGCACAATCGATCTATGCGCGCACGTTTGAGACAATCCCGCTTCTTTTAGTCGCGAGTGTTTGGTATCTCGCTGCAGTGACAATTTTGTCGATAGGACAAGGCTACCTGGAACGGATTTTTTCACCCGAAGAGGCGCGTCTTAAACGTTCTACGCTGTCTGTCGTCAGCGCGTATCTGTTCAGCTTTCGTAAGAGGTCACCACTATGA